In Euphorbia lathyris chromosome 2, ddEupLath1.1, whole genome shotgun sequence, the sequence CTAGCAGGAGTGACATTGCAGATGAATGTAAAGATATATAATATGAAGGACATACTCCGATAAATGAGGAAACTGATGTACTTCGGCCTCTATGGTATAGTTACAGACATTTTCGGTGAGAGAAATACTGAAAATAATTCTGAAATGGTCTTTTCCATGAGGTGGTCTCTAGGGAGATTGGTGAGCAAACAACAATTTATTACTTTGCATAGATATCTTCTCAGTTGACATTTCTTACTTGGTATGAGAATGATGCTGCAGCTTCCTTTTGTGAACCTCAGTTGCCTGCCAGGTCTGATCTATCCAGTGATCCTGCGAATTCTCACTTGTTCTCCATTGTTTGCACATCAATTTGGCAAAATTGGACTCATTCTTACTTGATTCACATCACCAGGGATGGTCCATTCAGGTTCTAGTGTTTTTGAAGATGAATGTGGTCTAATTTTCTAAGTCTACTGAAGCTTAGAGGTATAGACGTACCTGAGATGAAAAGCTCTTTAGAGAAATGGTTAGTGCAGCTTCATCAATTCTCTCCCCTTTGGGAGAAGATCCATTAAGGAAACACCTTGTTGAAACTCCTACTCGGTGGTTCCTGATGCTAGTTGTACATAAAGATGAAGTTCAGATGCTGAGGAAGTTGGATATGTTCAAGCCAACTTCATTTGGAAGTGCCATTTACATTTACCTGGTTCTCAAGTCTTTTTCACATGTATTGTTGAAAAATAGAGAGGTTTACAACTAGCAGATATATTACACAATTGATTTTGTGGATTTTAGACCTCAAACATCCTTATTCTTTTCTATAAAGTAAAGGGCTACTCGATTTGGAAAGAGCTACTCTAAAGAAAAGCTATTCTATTGGTATTCAGTCGAAAGGCTTTCAGTTTCAGAGATGACTCTTCTAAGGTTAAGGTGAATCTCGGTTGATATTGAAATATAAGTCTGGCCTATCTAGATGGTCCAATGGATATCTAATCCGCGGCTCAAATAGAAGAATGGACTGTCCATGACTTATCTAGGGAGAGACTTCCAGGTGGTTCGCCAGGACAAACCTTGCTTAAAAGGTATTGTCCACAGTTACATGGGTTGAGCTTTCATTCATCTCAGATGCACAGTGAACCACGAGAGAGGAGCGAATACCTTTGATATTGATATTGATATTCCCGGATCCAGTTATGATCGTCATCGAGCAGGAAATAGGAAGAGAATCGGAATCTATGGGACTAGGAATTGAAGTACGAAACAGAAATAAGTTATTGAAAAGCATTTTATTGTTCCTATTCTTGTTATAAAACTGGACGATTGAAGTACGAAACAGAAATACGAACTTGAGGAATAAAAGTACGAAACAGAAATACTGTGTTGGTCGATTTGGACTGACCTGAATAACTGGACGTGGAATAAAGCGCACACTCCGGCCACTATTCTCTTCAGCAATGCGACAATGCTTCTATCTCGTTGGCAGCAGGCCCAACTACTCTATCGGACTCCTCAGCATTGCTGCACCAGCTCCTCTGTCTCCTTGGCAGCCCCCGCCGAATGGTAAGCTCAAGATCAACTTTGATGTCGCATTGTTTGTTGATCAGTCTTTAGTGGGCTTCGACTGGCTTGCTCGGTATTCCTCGAGCTCTTTTGTGGCCTGCTGTAATGGCCTTATTGACTGTACCCTGGATGCTCTGCTTGACGAGTCTCTATCTTGCTGTAAAAGGTGAATGAACCATACTGCACATGTGTTGGCTCGATCGGTTGGTTGGTTGGTTCTATATCTGATTATGAAGTTTGGTTTGATTTACCTCCTCCTTTTTTGTCTAATGCTGTGAATTTTGAGTTATAAAATCTCTTTCCCTCTGTAGAAAAAATATAATTGTGCTTGTTGATTTTATTTATCCAAACGGAAATGAGATTTCCCCTTATTTATATGTTTTCTCATATTTTCATTTTCTATATTTATTATAAATCTCATTTTAAACAACATAGTTTGAGTTAATTAAGTTAGCATTTAGTTTCTATAGTTAATTTAATGTATGTTTTTATATTATTCAAGTAAttccctcaaaaaaaaaaaaagcatacaaTATACACAAGCAACCAATTCAGTTTATATATAAGAGAATGTTGTTTATAAGATCAATGGTGAATATAAGAATTACTCGTGAAGCCTAATTTTACATTTgcgtgtaattttttttactaaattaaaCTCCTCATTTAAGTGGTCCACAACCAAGTTTTCCGTACTAGTATACAATTTcttaaaattaagctagattaaaactacaaaattaaaatttgattgtTTTAAACAAACTTGAGGAAATTTACTCCTTATTATGTGTAAATCAAGttggattttgtaattaaatacaaactaaATGAGCTAATTAACCACCTCCAACTTTAATTTATCTGAAACAAGGAAACCGAAACCATCGTGATAAAGGTGGTTCCCATATCTAAGGGATCAGAACTATATATGATAGAGGTGGTTCCAACCGCTGGTAGACCTGGCCCTCTATTTTCACCCTTTATTTGCTACcacacaatatatatatatatatatatatatatatatatatatatgctaaaaTGAACTGATATGTGATAAAATCGATCTTATAAGACATTGAAGCAATTGGGCATTTGAATGATTAGTGGACGGTTCCTGATGGGTTAATCTTTTTCCAAAGAAATGGTATATCTTCTAGTTGATTCTTCTTTCACTCGACCATTATTTTAACCTTACATAATCAATAATGAAGGATATTATAAGACATTGAAAAGAGTACTGTAGACTTTTATTGGAAGAGAATGAAATATGATATTCAAGATTTTTTCGTTCTTGTAATGTTTGTCAATGTCATAAGGTTAAACAGCTTCATCCGGTTAGAGTCTTACAACCACTTCCAAATCTGCATCGTATTTGGTAAACATTTTAATGGATTTCATTAACGCCTTACCCCCCTTCTCATTTTAAATCTGTTTTCCCTGTGGTGGTTGATTGATGGCGtgttttgtaattaaacttatctaTTAAGCTcgaaattaaaccgtaaatcacgttAAAAGATGAggacaaaatgcccctatcatTGATCGACTAAATATGCGCATTTTATTCCTTTATCTCACCCTTACACGGTTGTCATTGTGGCCAAAGTCTTCTTTGACAATATTGTTAAGCTTCATGGGATGCCTGAAAACTATTGTGTAGGATAGGTATGTCACCTTTATTAGTGCTTTTTGGATCGTGTAGTTCAAATTACAAGGGCCAACATGTGTTTTCCTTTGTTTACCAGCCTCAAAGTGGCAGTCAAACTAAAATGGTGAACCACACCATTGAAATGCAGCTACGGTGTTTTACAAGTGACAAGTCAAACAAATGGTTCAATTGGCTTTTATGGGCAGAATATTGTTACAACACGAGATTCATACCTCTTTTCATGCTACTTATTTTGAGATCGTGTATGGAATGGCTTCTCCTAAACTGTTTACTTAGAGCATCTCTAATGATTGGATACTTTACCCATTGGCACCTCATCAATTTTCACCATTACAAAACACTCTCCATATTAAAACATTCTTCTTAAAAATCATCTCTAGTGGTTGGatactttcattttattttaatggATCCCACAcgtcaaaatttttattttatttactctAATCTAatcttttttaataatatttattaatattaagttatttaatagtatcaaatattatagtaataattaaaaattaaattttactatttattatcttagtaaatatttataatttgatTAATGAGTTAAAATTTCAGGTTAAATCTCAACAATCAAAtgtttattgaataaaattacagtaataaataatataattcaaTATGAGAAAAATCAATTTAGAGTAAtaagtaataaataaaaaatatataataaaattaattgcaAGCTTTTTAtgtcttacaaaaaaaaaaaattgcaagcTTTTTATTgggttttttttatgttgttggGTCCACTTATTCACATGTTGGATAATACTTACCAAATCTAGATACACATACTTTTGTAAATTTTAATGGTTAAATACCaacttttaacttttttttttatttgcaggTTAGTCCTTATGGAAAACCATTAGACATGCTCTTATTGTCCTATTCACCTCGTTTGGAAGCCGTGGATTTTACACTTAAAGATAAAgatgttattttatttaatctATGGATTACATTATGCCCAATAACGAATGAATACTACTTATGATATATGCCATCGTGATCTAAAATTTGAGGTTAGTGATTTGGTTCTTTTTAAACTTCAACCTTATCACCAACCTTCTCTTCGAGCTTGTACTCATCGGAAGTTTGGTCCTAAATTTTATGGCTCGTTTAAAGTATTGGCACACATTAGTTATGTTGATTACAAATTGGATCTGTTATACGATTCTCACATTCATTTAGTCTTGAAGAAATATCACGATGAAGCGGTTGATCCATCACCTTATTCTCTTCCTTCCACCAACAATGGTGAGCTTAGTGCCTTGCCACAAGCAATTCTGGGCCGTCGGTCCATTCATGGTGTTAATCAGGTTCTCGTCTATTAAGAAGGTCTTTCTCCAATTGATGCACCTTGGGAGGATGTCATTCATATGCAGCAACAATACCCTACTTTTTCGCTCAAGGACAAGCTCAATATTGAGGGGGTGGAGTAATGTTATACGCCCAAATTATAAACCTCTTAAAGTTTACAGTCGTTTTACTCACGACaacaagaaataaaaaaattcttagACCTAaggatattatttatttaattttactatgtGTTGGCGTGTGGTTTGTTTTGAGTATGTCTTAAGTGTGCTTTGTTTTAATCCTGCGGTGTTAGTTATTGAGCAGTTTCCTAGGGTATCAATTGTATTCAGTTTTCGTAAAATGTACCCCATGTTTCAGTGTACAACAATTAAGTtccttttcataaaaaaatactGAGATATTGCGTTCTCTCTAATGGTTCTCATCTATTAGCAAATATAGGTACTAAacatagaaaattaaaaaagaatagATTTGGTTTAGATTGGAGACTACTCACCAATCGACCTATAACTCGACCACAGACTTTGGACCATAACAATCAATTACCTTTATGTTACATTTTAGAGTTTAATGATTATAaagttaaaatgaataaaattaagtggtcataatttataaaattatgtaaTTGGATAGTTGAAACTTTAAATCGACAATCCATATTAAAAGACTCGTTAAGAACTTCTCCAGTGGTGGTAATGTTATTGTTATTTTAGCAGGTTTGGTTGTAAACAACCATTATATTGGTTATTACCAAATAAAGTAATAAACTTTGTGATACAAGTTAATAACAAGTGTTTTAATGGACAGTGGACATCAGATATGCGTGTAAGATATGCGTCTGACGTCTCAAAAAGCAGAAGAAACTACTTAAAACATGGGGTCCATCTTattcaatatattattttttattctgtttgtttttttatgaataccccgtttttttataaaaatgacATATGTCATTCCATTAAATCACAAAGTACAAATACAGCACGATAAAACTTCTCATCCATACAGGCTACAACCAGTATAAGATCCACAAAGAGAAGAAAATAGACTACAAAGAccaataaaaaccataaaaaaaagtGCGCATACAACATAAATAGAAATCATATACTACTCGTAAGTCGAATCTCATTGAAAAACAGTTGTAATACATTCTTCATCATTTAGCCTCTTACAGTCATTTAGTCTGAGTCATTTCTTTTTTTGCAATTACGCATAGATTTGCGAACATGATGAACTTGCTAAAactggaaaaaaaatataaatacagTTAACAGATGTAGATCTGGCAGAAAAGAAATTTGAGAAAATATATAGATTTTAAACTaagaagaaaaactaaaaaaattaaaattatgaaataacAAAAAGGGTGTTATTTTGAAGTGTAATTTATGTCTATGGCAATAATTTGTTACCACCTCACATGCTCTAATGCTCCGTAACTATTCATTGACTGACTTAAAAAAGGAGCGCCGGAGAAACGCGTCGTTTGTTTCAAATTATAGCGTACAACGCTGCGTTTCGTCCGCTACTTTTGTCCCTCGTGTCCCGTGCATATCTGAGTGATGGTTTGGTTGATTATATAGTAAAAATGAAAAAGTTTCATCTGTTCTTCAATGGCTTCCTTCGCTCGTTTGATCTCTAATCTATCACTCTGAACTCCAAAAGACCCGCTACGACCTAACAAATGGAAAGTCAATATCCCCAGCAGACTCGATCATATGGACCTCACCCTATGAAAATGACCATTCAGCCCTTGCAGCACTCCGACAATGACCGGAGCAGCAGCGAGCTCCGAGCACTGGATTGTAATCTGACTTCACTCTGCGACCATATCCAGATGGAGGGATTCAATTCCGGTTCATTCTCTGATATCGTTGTTCACGCTATGGGCTCCACCTACCATCTCCATCGCCTCATCCTCTCTCGAAGTTCCTACTTCAGGTCCTAATTGCTCTCGTTTTGGTTTTGATCGTTTTGATTAGAATATAGGTTTTGAGAATTGCGCGAATTTGTTTGAAGTTTTTTCGAAATTTCGAATAATTTGTTTAATTGTAACAAAATTTGAGGGGTTTTGCTATTTTAATGTCCTGGCAGGAACATGCTTCATGGTCCCTGGAAAGAAGCCACTTCTCCTATTGTGACCTTGCTCGTAGATGATAAGAACGTTAATGCGGAGGCAATTGGAATGGCTTTGGCTTATCTTTATGGGCATCTTCCTAAGCTTAATGATAACAATGCATTTCGTGTCTTGGCTTCCGCTTCGTTTCTCGACCTTCAGGTATCATACTTGTCGTTGCCAAttgcttgattccatgattctTTAATGATCAGTCTTTATGTTTGGATAGCAATTTACATTTGGGCATTTCTTTGCAGGATTTATGTGCTATATGCACAGACTTCATTATATCTGAATTATGGACATCTAATTTCTTGGCATATCAGGTTAAGTTTGAACAGTATATCCATTTCTTGGCGTTACTTACATGTTCCTCCTAGTATCTAGTTGTCAGTACATACTTCTGTATTTCAGGTATTTGCAGAGGGCCAAGATTATGGCATGCATGGAGAACGTGTTAGAAATGCTTGCTGGGGCTACCTCTGCCAAAGTGGTGCCATGGAATTGAAAGAGGTAAAAGTTCAAGTGACTGATATAGTTGCATGTAATATGGTGGATCTGGCAGCTATGCCCCTTTCTTATTCTCAGTGACTCTCTTTTGGGGGGAAGGGGACATAGTCCATAACAATTAACAGCACTAGAAAGATTGAAATGAAGTTAATAACTTGTGAAGGTATTACCGATGTTAATACTGTAAGTTCATATGTCAACGCTAACAATCATTATTCCCTTTTGGATTAAATATAGTGAATGCTGTTTTTTTCTTGTATCATGGTTAGCCTTATGATTTTAAGCTGGTACGAAGAGTCATGAGTGTTTAGCTATAGTGATTGACTCACCGAGGAACCTACGGAATTGAGAGGAATGGTGATAAACTGCTGATCATATATATTGCAGAGGATTTGCAAGTATAATTTTCAGCTTTAACGTACATGTTTCATCTCTTTATTCCTTTCTCTAACATGGCTTTTAAAATTTGAAGAATGTCCTTGTATAATGTGCTGCACTTTTCAACCTTGTGTGATTCTCATTGAATTATTTTGCCATGATTTGTGTTTGAGCTGCAGCTCTTGTTTGTTTCTGCTGCTGATTGTGAAATCTATAGTGATTATTGTTCTAGATAGGAATGCTTGTTGCATCTTTGGTTGCAAGGTTCTTGTGAAGtccatttttcattttaaatatatGAGGACAACCTATTATCCTTTTCAAATTATGACATTTGGTCAATCATCTTTCCGGATTATTGATCCTTCTGTTATAGTAGGTGCTTCCAAAACTTTCCTCGCAGACTTTGCATGCTCTACTAACCTCAGACGAGTTATGGGTACCTAGTGAGGAGAAACGGTAAGGGGGTGGAGGTTGTCAGAATTAGGTATTGTACTGGAGACTGATTTATTATTTAAATGGATAACTTCATGCTTCTTTTTTGTTAAAAGGTTTGAATTGGCATTGTACACACTTCTTGTTAAAGGTGCTTTTTGCAAGACAGAGCATTCTGAGCAAGGAAATTCTTGTGCTGAGATGGGTGTGGATGGTCATTCAGACCCTTTCGAatcaaaaagcaaaaatttGGTTGATAGTTTATCTAGAAAGAGGTTGGAATCAGAACAAGGACCCTGTTTAAAAGATGAATTAAAAGGTCAAGGTGCAGCTCATGGTATTCTGGTAGAGCTTATTGATTCTGTGGCTGACTTGCAAGTTGTAGTTTCCAGCTCTAAACAGTCAAATTTGAATGATGTTCATTCCTCTGCTCTGGAACAGTCTTCATCCTTGGGTAACCCATTTTCAGAAATGATTGGAAATAGAACCTCATGTTCTTATGTTGAAATGCCAATTGGTGTTGGAACAAATGGACGAGGAACTAGTGGAGTGGCTATGGAGGGGCCATCTGAAGCAGGTTCATACAACTTGAACAATAACAGTTGGGTTACAGGTGATCAATCTGGTCATTGCACATCAATGGAACCATCCTGTACAGGGCTCATGCTTAATGACTGGGGCAGATGTGGTCCACCTTCTATTTCATGGGGTGGTAGGGTTGTGGGCAGAAGACAGGTCCAAAGTTATGCTAAAGGGAACTGTGGGATTCACGGGGAGGACTATGATACATTTGTAAATATATTTGAAGGAGGTTCCCTTTTATATTGCAACATGTCCTTTGAGGCACTTTTAAATGTGAGAAAGCAGCTTGAAGAATTGGGGTTTCCTTGCAAAGCTGTGAATGACGGCGTTTGGCTGCAGGTTGGTATATGCCTTATGTTTGCTCCTAGTATTCTCAGTTTTGTTAGCAACATAATGAAAACAGTGTCTTGCTTCAATAGAGAGATTACGAAGAGTCCATGCTAGTTATGGCACTTTGACTCACCAATTGAGTCATTGACTTCgtttttcattttcttcatcCTTGACCATCTGGCTTATCTCAGTTTTTGAAGCATATAATTCTTGGTCCAGTCTAGGAATATAGTGGGTAGTGCAATTAcagttctctctctctctctctctctctctccctctctctcttttGTCTATAAGAAgaaatttcatttttctttcaaatataagattttattTTCCACAAGCTACTCTTTTACTTTTGACCTCTATGAAAATGCTAATATTTCCAATTATTGGCCTATATTGTAGATGCTTTTAAGCCAGAGAGTGCAAGAAATTGGCGCTGACACTTGTAAAGTTTGCTGCTTTGCAAGTATGACTTGTGCTTGCAGACAGCCATTTGGGTTTTCACAAGGATTTAGTACTACAGGTTATTACATGCAAGAGCATGAGCAGAATATTTCTTCCAGTAACATGGGAAATGTATATGTTGCTGATTCAACTCAAAGTGATGGGAATGGACTCTTTAGGTCAGAACGAGTTCATGTTAGGGGACCTATTGATGGACTTGCAGGTATTGGACGTGGAACTACATTTGTTCCAACAGCTGCATGGCCCCCAACACGTTTTGTCTTTTCCCGGGTGCCTTTTGGTGTGGGCAACAGAAACTGCCAGCAACCTAATGCCAATGAAGATTCAGAGAGTAGAACTGATCACAGTGGAGACCTAACTGGAGATGGTTTGACAGCTCTGGTTGGATTGAGCCCAGGAGGGATTGGCACCACTAATGTTCATGGCGAGCATGTTGGGAGAGGCTGTGAGGCAGAATTGAGAAGCAGGCTACCTGGACCATCCATTTCAGCACCATGTAGCCAAGGTGTTGCTGCTCAGATGCTAGATGCACCTGAGCATGCTATTGGTATTGAATGGGAGAACACAAATAGTTCCTCTATATCTTTAGATATGAAAACACCTTTGAGTCATTTCCCTCCATTTAGGTTTGGGTGAGTTTTACTTTCGTACTTCCCTAAAACTTTATCTCCTTGCATCAGTAATTGTTTTTAAGATCTCAAACTACGATCCTTCTGCAGACTGCAAGAGAGGTGTTTTGATTCAGTCTTGACTTCTAAATATTATCTATGACTTCTGTTAGTTATGCTGTAACTCAGCTCCTACGCTCAAAGAGAATTCGTCATGATTTTGCCTACTTTTCTTTGTTTGGAATCCAGTTTCAATTCTCACGATTAGGGGTGGCCAAATTCGTGTtatgtgatatatatatttcacatgattatatatgattgaaatgcaataaaaaCGATAATCAGGCGGGTTGCCTCTGTAAAAAATGTtgtcgtgtcagaaattgacaGCCCTGCTCACGATATCATTTatttccttcttttcttttgcaaaTAAATGACTATTCAAActgctttttctttttattgtcTGAATTGgctatttggtgctatagggtTGAATTTGAGGATGTGCACAGACTCAATGATGGCCAAGTCAAGCACTCCCAAGAATATTTTTATGCTGGTTCTTTGTGGAAGGTATATGAAATATCGATAGATGGTTGGTTTCTAAATGTGTTCATGGCtttgtttttcaaatttaatgtTCTTATACTATACAAGTCAACTATAGTATAAACGatgtatttaattttataggtTAGCGTCCAGGCCTTCAATGATGAGGATCCTCAAGGACGTCGAACTCTTGGTAGCATTATGTTGATGAGaaacaattattttgaaaacaatacctattttctatttattgggATGAAAAGAAGTTATTATACTGTTTTCAGGATTATTTCTTCACCGACGCAAGGCAGAGCCTGCTGACTCTTTCAGGAAGGTAAGTATTTCCTCCGGCAAATCAACATAAGATGTTCTATGGTATCAATTAGGAGAGGATATGAATATCCCTTATTCCTAGTATTTCTTTCTTAGGCTTATACTTTcatgggttaatttcaaataaatgccctgtggtttcacatttttacaaattggtacatgtggtttgcaaaattttcattttttgttgactttgccaaatttggccggtaacgacctcaaaatgaattttttcaagaattaaatgatattttaagcaactttaattcttcaacttttttaggTTCGAGGTCATTTAAGTATTGTTTTTTTacgagagagaaagttaatgtttagagagagaaaactcaaaaaatgatgattttggctccatagaaaatatgatactagacaattttaattcttgaagattttcattttgaggttgttatcggccaaatttggcaaagtcagtaaaaaatgaaaattttacaacTCAGAGGGTTCGgcttgtaacaaaaaaaaaaaccccacaaGTACCGATCTGCAAAAACGGAAAGCCACAGGGCATTTATTTGAAACTAACCCTACTTTTGTTATAACATCCTCAATGATTTGTTCATCTAATGCTACTTAAGTAGCTGCTGACTTATTGTGGTTTGTGTACATTTCAATTAAAGTTTTCAATTAGAACTTGAGCTTGAGCTTAAGCCTTTGTTTTCAGGTTCATACATATGTAGATTCCCGCGAAAAGGTTACTGCCCGCTATCAGGTGAAGTTGTAAATAAGTTGCTGCAAAACTATGTGGCCACATATAGGGGTGTCAATTCGTGTAATTAGTGTCGTGTCAGTTATCGATTGTGTCAACTCAATCGGGTTAGTATTGTTTTCAAGTCGTGTTTGCGGGTCACATGTAGCTTTTTACTACCTCTGTATCTATTTAACAATTCCCTACTTGTTCATATGAGGCGTTCGAGTTATATTCGCGAGTGAACAATAATAATTGTGTTACCTCTATTAAGATGACATGTAAATATATgagaatataattaataattttaaatatttgtgtCATTTTCAAGGTAGCATGTTATCCCTAATGTAATCCAACCCAAAAATTTGCATGTCAATTTTGTGTAAACCCAACGATGACCCATTACCTGTTTAATAAAATGCTAATCCACTAAATTCGTGTTGGGTCTGTCTCGTGTTTTG encodes:
- the LOC136219965 gene encoding uncharacterized protein, translating into MESQYPQQTRSYGPHPMKMTIQPLQHSDNDRSSSELRALDCNLTSLCDHIQMEGFNSGSFSDIVVHAMGSTYHLHRLILSRSSYFRNMLHGPWKEATSPIVTLLVDDKNVNAEAIGMALAYLYGHLPKLNDNNAFRVLASASFLDLQDLCAICTDFIISELWTSNFLAYQVFAEGQDYGMHGERVRNACWGYLCQSGAMELKEVLPKLSSQTLHALLTSDELWVPSEEKRFELALYTLLVKGAFCKTEHSEQGNSCAEMGVDGHSDPFESKSKNLVDSLSRKRLESEQGPCLKDELKGQGAAHGILVELIDSVADLQVVVSSSKQSNLNDVHSSALEQSSSLGNPFSEMIGNRTSCSYVEMPIGVGTNGRGTSGVAMEGPSEAGSYNLNNNSWVTGDQSGHCTSMEPSCTGLMLNDWGRCGPPSISWGGRVVGRRQVQSYAKGNCGIHGEDYDTFVNIFEGGSLLYCNMSFEALLNVRKQLEELGFPCKAVNDGVWLQMLLSQRVQEIGADTCKVCCFASMTCACRQPFGFSQGFSTTGYYMQEHEQNISSSNMGNVYVADSTQSDGNGLFRSERVHVRGPIDGLAGIGRGTTFVPTAAWPPTRFVFSRVPFGVGNRNCQQPNANEDSESRTDHSGDLTGDGLTALVGLSPGGIGTTNVHGEHVGRGCEAELRSRLPGPSISAPCSQGVAAQMLDAPEHAIGIEWENTNSSSISLDMKTPLSHFPPFRFGVEFEDVHRLNDGQVKHSQEYFYAGSLWKVSVQAFNDEDPQGRRTLGLFLHRRKAEPADSFRKVHTYVDSREKVTARYQLICPSKREVMVFGSFKQRGTLLPKAPKGWGWRTALLFDELSELLQNGTLRVAAVVQLV